The genomic region GGTTGAACCTCCCACATGTCTTGTCCCTCTTCCAGAAGGATATAAGCGCTCAGTCGAGTGGCCCAAAAGCCGAGACAAGGTAAAATGGAGTGTGTTTGACGATATGaaacttcttttcttttcttttctttcttgtttttttgtttgtcCTTTCCTTTTGGCTAAAAAGGGTACTTTTTTTGTTTCTGCAGATCTGGTACTACAATGTCCCACATACCAAATTGGCTGAAATTAAGGGGCATCAGAATTGGGTGAAAGTTAGCGGTGAATATCTCACCTTCCCTGGTGGTGGAACCCAGTTCAAGCATGGAGCTCTCCACTACATCGAGTTTATCGAAAATGTGAATATCTTTTTCCTCTTATCACAGTTATCAGAATACCAGTTGCTCAGTTCTGAACATTCGTAATCTCATAGGCTGTTCCCATTGCAATTTAAACTGTTCTCTTTATTCTCGTGTCTTGACTCTTGTGAAACAGTTTTAGAAATGATGGAAGTGTTGCTTGCTATAATTCTCATGGTTTCTTTATGATGTCTACAGATGTTGCCTGATATTGCCTGGGGTAAACAGTCTCGTGTTGTGCTGGATGTTGGGTGTGGAGTTGCCAGCTTTGGAGGTTTTCTCTTTGACAAAGATGTACTTACTATGTCGTTTGCTCCCAAAGATGAGCATGAAGCCCAAGTTCAATTTGCCCTTGAACGGGGTATTCCTGCCATATCTGCTGTCATGGGCACTCAGAGACTTCCCTTCCCTGGGATTGTTTTTGACGTTGTCCATTGTGCCCGGTGCAGGGTTCCTTGGCATATAGAAGGTACTTTCGCTTCTCCCGCCACCTCTTACAATGTCTCATTTTTTATGTCCTCATTTTGAAGTTCTACCTTAGCTTTGGCACTTAATTAAGAGCACTTGTTATATAGGTGGAAAGCTTCTGTTGGAATTGAACCGTGTACTGCGACCTGGAGGTTATTTTGTGTGGTCAGCCACTCCAGTTTATCAGAAGCTAGACGAGGATGTTGAAATCTGGAATGGCAAGTTCTTTTTCATTTGGTAGTGGTTTTAGATTTCTTCTGCTCTCACTTTTAACACTGTGAGGTGTTTTCTCTTTGACAGCCATGTCTAAATTGACAAAACAAATGTGCTGGAAGCTTATTAAGAAAGAAAAGGATACCGTGAATGGGGTTGGCATAGCTATATATCAGAAACCCTCAACAAATGAATGCTATGAGCAGAGGTCAAAGAGTGAACCCCCATTGTGTGAGAAAACTGACGATCGCAATGCCGCATGGTACTTTCTGATTCTAGTTTCTGTAAATTCATAGTTTATAGGGGTCTTGACTCTTGAGTCTTGATGATCAACCTTACAGAAACTATTTCCAATGACATACGGCGTATGGTGAAAACTGCACCAATAATTGCATTGATCTATTATCAGATTAAACATTTTGGTGGATCATTTATGATTTATTTATTCCGTCAGATTACATCATGTCATCATATATAATACATATACTTGTGTTGTATTAACTATTAACTATTAAGCTAGAACAAAATTACATTATGCCTAAATCAATGATTTTAAGAATTTAAGTTTGTTAAAAGTCAAATGGAGCCAGTAAAAGTGTGCTGGAAGGATTAGTAATTTCGAGTCATGATTCCCAACCTTTCTTGAGGAAACATCCTTTTAGGCAGCTGCAAAACAGGTTATCAAATTGTTCATTTTTTGTGTCTTAACACTTGACAGGCTAGTCCCCTTGCAATCATGCTTGCATAAAGTTCCAGAAGGCGAAGTAGAACGGGGTAGTCAGTGGCCAGAGCAATGGCCTGAAAGAGTACAGAAAGTACCATACTGGTTAACTAGCTCTCAGGTTGGAGTGTATGGAAAGCCGGCACCTGAGGATTTCAGCGCAGATTACCAGCACTGGAAACATGTGGTCAGCCAATCATACCTGAATGGCATGGGCATCAGCTGGTCTAACATAAGAAATGTGATGGACATGAGAGCTGTATACGGAGGGTAAGTACAAAGTTAATTGAATTTCTCAAGATTTTAACCGATGTGACTATGTGAGTGGTAGTCTTTATCAAGCTGAACTTCTCTCCTTTGTTTATCATTTACTCACTCCTGCTATGTGAGTGAGAGGAAGGTAGCTCTCCCGAATCCGAATTACGTGAGTGGTCAAGGACTCAAGGGGTATTGACTTTGCTGTTTGCTCAAATCCTTTTGCTTCGTACTCGTAATTCTTAGATACAAAGTCTCTTGGAAAACGGTTTGTAGTAAAATATTGTGAAACTATCCATTCATTGCACTTGCATGGCTAGACTCGTACAGTCATAGGAGTACCATATATTATGAATTACAAAAAGAGAAATTATATTGATATTTAGGTCGGTAACATGCTGTTTTACAGTATTACTTGAGTAAAGCTGCCTTTCAGAAGTATTAGTATTCCGATTCTGATATTGGTATTTTTATGTATGCAGATTCGCTGCCGCACTCAGAGAGATGAAAATATGGGTTATGAATGTTGTGGCTATAGATGGCCCAGATACACTTCCTGTCATTTACGAACGTGGCCTTTTTGGAATGTACCATGATTGGTGCCAGTCATTTAGCACCTATCCTAGGTCATATGACCTCCTCCATGCCGATCATCTTTTCTCCAAAATTAAAAAGAAGTACGTATTTTTCGAAGCACACTATAATCCTGTTTTTCATTCACTCAAGAAGACATTTTACTGTTTCACTAATTGTTTTCTTTTTGGAATCTGGATCTAGGTGCGACATGCCTGCTTTTATAGCGGAGGTTGATAGGATACTGAGACCAGAAGGTAAGATAATAGTGCGCGATTCTGTAGAAATCATAAACGAGTTGGAAGCAACATTCAAGTCTATGCATTGGGAAATAAGGATGACTTATTCCAAGGACAAGGAAGGATTGTTGTGTGCCCAGAAGTCAATGTGGCGACCTACTGAGCAAGAGACCCTCGAGTATGCCCTTATGTAAGTCGGTCATGTTTTAGATTTAGAGTTCTGTCCCCAAGCTACTCCATATGATTCGATATTTTTTACGTTCTGTAGTCGATTTTGTTGGTAAACTGTAATTTTGCTTTCATTCTCCCACCCACAAGAAATCTCTCAATTGTAATCATGAATTATAGACGTTTAGACTCTTTCTCTCTCTGGGTTCCGATCTTATATAATAGCCTGGAAGATGTAGTTTTTGCTTGAATGTTGTTCTGATCGGCCATTGGTTTCTACTTTGGAGCCTCTTTGTAGCTTCAAAACCGAGACAACTATTAACCATTGGACATTTGGACAGCATAGTTTCAACCGATGATAGGTTCAGGTTGGAAAATGATTTACTTGTTGACGATAATATTTGACTTCTTTACTTTTTGGAGTTGGTTTATAAAGTTTGATAATAACTGTGTTAAAAAATATATATTatgtattttaatatgatacaaAAATATTCATAAATGTTGGGAGTAAAAGGTAATTTTTTGCAAAACTATATTTTCAACAAAATTAATTGAACAAGAGGAATAATTTTCGTTTTGAAGACGGCAGGAAGTAAAGAACATTATTGTAGTGAAAAAGATAAAGTAACCATATGATCTAATACATTTTTCAGTTGGGATGTCTCATACTCTTACTCTATTTGTTTATCCTCATATTCTGAGTATATGTTCGTTCAACTTGATCTTTGTGATAATGAGTAAGAAATTCGACGTACACGACTACACAAATTGTTACGTGAAAGCAAGAAGATTAGAATATGATACACTCTGATATCCTTCAAATGCAGGATCCTACGACTTTACACATGAAAGTAGGGCGTATGTTCGGAAACCCCCTTGCCTTTTATTCCTGCTGACAATGAAccacataccaagaaatacaaaTTATACGTCCCGATCATTTTATCCGTTAAACATTCATGTACCATTAAGcttcccttgtgacgggttatacAAAGAGGGACTCAATAAATGAGTTTACATTAGATCGTCTAGAAGAATACGATCTTACATAAAAGTCTCTCTTGAgtaaatagtactccctctaaTTTCCTAATATTCCCCCTTACTTTTGGACAcaaaaaaataagaaaggggaaggagGAGGAATAAAGTATTGGTAAATATTGTTAACTAGTTGGAATATTAGGAAattatctgtaaaaatatattcttaagttAATAAAAAAGCCCTACTATGTTATCATCGatagaaaaaaaaatcgtgaATGGTATAGATGATAACCGATGAATTATTAGTGCTTTTAGTATAAAACTTTTGCCATTAAGTGACATAGTTATAATATGTCGCTAGCTTTTTCAGTGTTACAGGCACAACCGGTTTTTAATTAGATACAAAACGCTTTATCTATAAACATGGTGGAGTTCACCAGTATGAACCCTTAATAACGGAGAAATAtctttatgagttttgcaaattattttacaactacgtaaaactgaaTTATGTTACAAAAAACAGCaggtatcataattatatatatttagtgCGTTGGGAGAAAATGTTAGACCTCTTATaacataattttaccttgactatttacaattaagagtatttgctccttATAGACATCACGCAATATTTCTTGttctattacatagaatgcaCGCGCACCTAGTAGTATTATATGTGACAACATCAATTAGTAGTTTATGTCAttttttataatagttgggttACCAATTTAGTTTAATAATGTCAGTTAATAGTATACTCCcattgtcccggtcatttgttgtcttttttcattttggagtgtctcagtcatttgttgtcctttctattttaagaatgaatttgatgagtaatttgataattcacactcaatttattccacttgtcatttagtaattgccTCCTCccatttccttggtctttgtgacaaaaccaaaggataacaaatgaccgggacaaagggagtataTTTTATGGCACAACTGAAAACGTTAATTTACGTTACCATGGTTTGCtaatagaaaactattaaatttaacaaaaattcAAATTATGCTAAAAATGGAAGCAAACAAAATTTTGGGGGTTGATTTAGATGAGGACAGATTAATCGCCGGTTCCTATTACAAAAAAGCAACGAAAGCGTTGTGACATTTGGTATTAGTTGTATACTAACATTCAGAGATATAATTGGATTGTAGAGTTACCGTTCTTATTGTCTTAGCACCATCTATTTTTTTACGGAAATAGTCTTTGACTACTTAACCTTAAAAACtccatgcaaaatatataatacgacatcTTAATTTGGTAAATTATGAAAACCTCTTTGCGAACAATGTCCTTCTTGtggccttgatacatttggtctctatcatcAATGTAGAACCTTAATCTCTCGAATGACGTTGTTCTTGAAACTACGTAAAGCTGACGTTTTGGATGGTCAGTGGTGTATTGGTGTGGGAGATTATTCTGTCAGGAGGTGTTATGAATGGGTACGAGAGAGGAGGGCTCAGGTGGACTGGTATAAAGCTGTTTGGTGCCCTCTGACAGTTCCTAAGCATTCCTTTATTGCCTGGATTATTGTTCACCAGGGACTGATGTTGAAGGACAGGCTGAAGTGTTTTCAAGTATGTGCAGATGACTTATGCTGCATTTGTATGCAATGCTCTGAAACTCAGCAACATTTATTTTCAGAGTGTATGTTCAGTAAAGCAGTTTTGCAGAAGATTGGTTTTTGGCTCTCTGTAGATCTCAATCAGAACAATATTTTGGAAGCCATTAAAAAAAGAAGATGGAGTAGACTCAAGAAGTCTATGGCTACTGCAGCTCTCCTTGCTTGTTGGTATGCTGTATGGTTTCAAAGGAACAATGCTCGTCTGAAGTTATCTGTAGATAAACCTGAGTATGTTGCTACACAGATCAAAGTTAGTCTTAAAGCTAGGTTCTCCCAATGTAAACTGTCTGGAATCAAGCAAGCTGATTCCATATGGTTGGCCAATGTTCTTTAAGCTTATGTTTTAGGGGGCAAATTGTATTAGTTTGAAAATTGTAATGTTCGGAAATTGGTTGTAAACTTTGCTTTATCAATGAAATGcttacattttagcaaaaaaaaaaaatagtttcgGCAGGTAAATTTCAACATGATTTAGTGCTCTAGTTTATTGTTATGGCGTAGCATTAGAGCGGGCAAACAATGAAACGACACGAAAACACGGCAGGAATTCgatacgaaattaacgggtttgggttgacatttaacgacccatttatgtaagtgggtcgacacgaacacgacacaagATTTAATTGGGATAGGTTTGGGTTGGGCACTCtacacacgaacccgacacgaataacctatttactaaattaatcacAAATTTTCTTGAtactcacataaatatacttacactttccaaatatgacatgacacgaaaagacgacacgaaattaacgggttagggttgaggtttGAGATTTGATGACCTATTAATGCAACTGGATCGACACGAACaagacacgagatttaattgggtcggatTTGGGTTGAAGAGTTCGTGACCTGTTTAAACGTGACACCTGAACCCGACACGACATGCTCTGTTTGTCACGTCTACGTAGCAAGGCCTCTACGTATATTGTCTGTGCTTAAGAACGAAAAGAATCTTTGTATCTGAGGAAGTCATTACTATCCTCGGGTTCAGGACTTTTTGCCGACTTTGGAACCCGTAAGTATCTTCCCTTCTACTATGAGTTTCGAGggcgattgataataagacaaGCCCTGTTATACCACACTTGGTTGAGCATACTATTAtgagttatattaaaaaaattcaTGATGTATACTCTCTCTCCCCTTCTTAAACTCTTTCACCTTGCTTCTTAGAGGTCAAAGTTTTATAAttttgaccattaatatgtcgaaAATCATGATCAAACTTCCGCATTAACAATTGTGTAGAAGCAATACGGAAGATCATTGCAAAGAGGATGAAATACATTTAGTGTGAAATTTctaaaagataatgaatcttACTCCCAAAGTCTACACCAACTAAAATACCCGACCAAATCtcgcataatgaaaacaaaagcgACGCCTAAAAGTAAGGATGTCAAATGGGGGATAAGACATGATGAATGTCAGGCCTTCTCATACccgtatttaatagaaaaattacatgtCCCTACTTGTCGCAagtaaaaaaattcaaaaccatAACTGCTTCAACTTTGGgagatcttaaaatagtttcgttccatttaaatgtcatatagtcgtctattctataactttctcaaataattctGATATTATTTTACCCATATATAACACCCATAATTGACACGATTTAAATTTCAGTTTGAgtctaaaactttatttatattcgctacATCCAAGACAAATGCGATATAGTTGGACACTTGTGATAGATTTTCCATTTTGATCAAATTATTTTACtttttttcttattgtagagctaacaataatttttattcttatgtagttggagtatatatgtaccttgtgttacaatgtctaattgctaatatttattctgaaccaaTAACTATAATGgaaattataaaattaaaaatggaacTTGAGATCAACTACTAACAATATGGTCAAAAATACGTAAACATTAGCAAAAAAACATCAAGAAGTAATTAATTAGATATGAGGAAGGTCGGGAGATcatgaaaaatctcatatttaggctttatttcaaagaaattagctattgagcaaaatttcattaatcttaatttttttgtaaatatttgatagataaattatttaccaaaataagagtagcatgtgagaaataagttacctgtttttttttattcattcaatttataatattaaatatagagaACTTATTATGTTCTTTTATATCATTTTGCCAAAAAAACAGCTACCTTttggttagtttgccaaacatttttggcttaatcaattaaattatcacCTCTTAATTTTCAATTACCTTTTAAGCTACATTTAGGTTTTAGTTAACTTTTCAGTTAGTATGACAAACGAAATTTAAGATATagtagttaattatattttactcccttttgaaatccacattttaaaaattactcccttttgaatttttttttgctaaaatcactcccttaagttgcattttttttttttctaaaattgctccaAACTTCAATTTAAGTAACTTATTTTCTCTGTTTTTGAACTCTCCATCCATTTGTCTACATAATTATACCTTCAAAGTATATAAATTGGCTAAGGCGCAAAcagaataagttcaaaaacagacgaAATAGGTCACTTAAATTGGTGTTTTGAAGTAATTTTAGGAAGAAATGCAACTTgtgagtaattttagcaaaaaaaaatcaaaagggagtaattttaaaagtatgaatttcaaaagagagtaaaatctaattaactcgatatagtatatgaataatgtttatattataattaatatatacCATATAATTAATTACATTGTGTATTTTGAGTATCACCTACTCGAATaatcttattaaaataaatttaatctacttatattaggataactttattaaaatattaagaaatctacttttattaggataattttattaaatttatttcgaaatctactcttgttaggaattctaaaaaagttgaactctctaatatcgctcgaaaagtttctgctttatatatatgtatgtatgtatgtattgattgattgattgattgtaaAGATTATAGGATAGAGagaataataaagaatgaataatgaataaaagaATGGATAAAGTAGTGGGAGTTGTTGATTTGTatgagagagaaaataataaaataatgaataaaatttaacaaaaaaaaaaagaaaagagaaaagatAATCAAAGTTGTGTGAAAAAAGAAAGAGGAAAGATCATAGGAAATTGGAGGAAGTACTTCatatatcaatcaatcaatactatatattaaatccagaaaccaaggggcttcaatgtaattaaagaaagttatacaaattaattatactatatagttttaaatcactagcaccgtgtgattgACCCGATTAATGGATcttaatgcaaatattatatagtttgggttaaaattaaattatatagaagcttggtaattttcctaaacatttgtaagagacaaaaacatggtcaatttccataaaataaaataattaattaacatggtcaatttccgtaaaataaaataattaattaaggtgGTCAATTTCaaagagactaaaagaaagaagatgcttggtaattttcctaaatatttatagaagactagaagatggtaaatttccttaaaataaaataattaattagtataaacatgcacacttatggtattaattattataatcataaaattatatattaaatttaaaatttatgcaattttattaaactttattatagtttattagatgtatagagatattaattatttaacatacaaaaatataatataagtaggttataaataagtcaaattagattccataatatataatattgcataattctttcgatttgatttaatgcatatatgtaatatatttatataaatatataatcctcttaaaattgcatgcctaagtagtaaaaataatttcgtcagtaaagaaaagaattgtagtaacaatGGATATAGGtatatgataataatcactcatttgaatagtaaaagtaacaatattatcagcgagattagtgaaagtggtagaaacaacaacaggagtagtgaaataatcaatattaatgcggtaatagtgaaagtaacaataattacggcgggagtaatgacattataaatattaatgcggcagtagtgacagtaacaataacatagcgggagtagtgaatttgtctcaaaatttattttatcgtaattttaagatatttcatagataaatatattaataataaatttatgggttatgcaactttaagtaattttatttaatgaaaaaaaaaattaatggtaagtagaggtagcccgggcgaagccgggcaccaatactagttcgTCTTAAGATAAAAACGAGTCAAATATACTAGATATATCGGACAAACTTGTTATCACCACTCAGCAAGCATCCTCCTCTCTAATTCACAGTGATTGACCGTTTTAAGCTTAGACAAATATTATGGTCTAGGTCGAGAATTTGAGTAATAATTGTGGTGAATTGGATTCCTCAAACTTGAGTTACACGCCATGTGACTTCCAGCTCAAGGATCCTACCTTTGTCCAATAAATTCCTCACCCAATAACTCTTCAATTCCCCTATCAACCCAATTTATTCAATTCAATTTCTCTAATTTAATTAAGATTATATCAAGGTATGTTAATTTCTTGCTCTCATATTTTTAATTCTAGCAATTTTGAATTTATCTAATTTACTTGTACAATATTCTGAAATACATTTCGTAAGTTTTTTAACTTGGGCATATGATTTAGAGAGTACCCAGTTGAAGAATTCAAATTATCAAcctaattgctaattagttttgTGTTTCTTTTTTGATTTGATGGTGTGATTGGTAGAAACaaaattaattagttttaatGGCTTATGATTTTGAATTGAGTCCTGAGGAAATGATTTACATTTCAACTTATGGGCATAtgagtaatttaggttttgtgaaTGGAAATTgggattacattaataatatagAACCCTAATTTGGAGACATAAATACTCatgtaagacggtcttacacaAGTATGTATTGTAAAATGGATTCTTTTGGTAATTACTTTTAACATGCATGGGTCATAACTCATATTCTAGGTATTTCGGATCTTTACACAATATTAGTATAACATTTAGGTTTGGACTTTGGAGGAATGTGCTCTATAAATGGGGTTTCTGAGAAGCAACTTCTGTGCAAAGACTAGGTAGCGCCACAAAAACTCAAATAAGACGGTTGTATACTTGTATGGTATTACATCGCTTGTGTCTCATGGTATGAAACTACTTTGATGATGGCAATAACGACTGTGCTGTATCATAAAATGGTCTTACATTAACCACTTGAGGTAACTTTATGTGATTAGTAATCAAGGTGGAACCTTTAATATGGGAATGAAGAAAGTCTTATGAAGGAGTCGTAAATTTTCCAATTAAATCGTGTTCTTATATGGAGGGAGATCATAGTGTTCTTGTTCAATCAATTTCCTC from Silene latifolia isolate original U9 population chromosome 3, ASM4854445v1, whole genome shotgun sequence harbors:
- the LOC141647371 gene encoding putative methyltransferase PMT26; translation: MALGKYTRVDGRKSSSYCSTITVVAFVALCLVGVWMMTSSSYSSSQNIDVPQQKHKSDVKQNVPSESNESVTKPFEDSQSNLPDDATKGDSNVSGTQNEAPREEKKDEESSESVEESKSNDTSKDTEDLESKKDGESEDAKKEGGEEDSGESKPDSDDKGDNSEETPSEAKEDKKDEGEIDEKVDQKQDKESDDGKKENSQEVFPSGAQSDLLNETTTQNGAFSTQAAESKNEKESQKSKQQEELAWKLCNTTAGPDYIPCLDNWDAIHHLRSTKHYEHRERHCPVEPPTCLVPLPEGYKRSVEWPKSRDKIWYYNVPHTKLAEIKGHQNWVKVSGEYLTFPGGGTQFKHGALHYIEFIENMLPDIAWGKQSRVVLDVGCGVASFGGFLFDKDVLTMSFAPKDEHEAQVQFALERGIPAISAVMGTQRLPFPGIVFDVVHCARCRVPWHIEGGKLLLELNRVLRPGGYFVWSATPVYQKLDEDVEIWNAMSKLTKQMCWKLIKKEKDTVNGVGIAIYQKPSTNECYEQRSKSEPPLCEKTDDRNAAWLVPLQSCLHKVPEGEVERGSQWPEQWPERVQKVPYWLTSSQVGVYGKPAPEDFSADYQHWKHVVSQSYLNGMGISWSNIRNVMDMRAVYGGFAAALREMKIWVMNVVAIDGPDTLPVIYERGLFGMYHDWCQSFSTYPRSYDLLHADHLFSKIKKKCDMPAFIAEVDRILRPEGKIIVRDSVEIINELEATFKSMHWEIRMTYSKDKEGLLCAQKSMWRPTEQETLEYALM
- the LOC141648810 gene encoding uncharacterized protein LOC141648810, with translation MTLFLKLRKADVLDGQWCIGVGDYSVRRCYEWVRERRAQVDWYKAVWCPLTVPKHSFIAWIIVHQGLMLKDRLKCFQVCADDLCCICMQCSETQQHLFSECMFSKAVLQKIGFWLSVDLNQNNILEAIKKRRWSRLKKSMATAALLACWYAVWFQRNNARLKLSVDKPEYVATQIKVSLKARFSQCKLSGIKQADSIWLANVL